In a single window of the Cupriavidus sp. P-10 genome:
- a CDS encoding FAD-binding oxidoreductase: protein MNHPTPPAALDRRPLPPAFSEALAARFGERFTTSAGVREHHGRDESPFPPAAPDAVVFAHSTDEVAEVARLCNHHGVPLIPYGAGSSLEGHLLAVAGGVSLDLSQMNRVLAVQPEDLTVTVQPGVTRKQLNQEIKDTGLFFPIDPGADASLGGMCATRASGTNAVRYGTMRENVLALTVVTADGRVIRTGTHARKSSAGYDLTRLFIGSEGTLGIITEVTVRLYPQPEAISAAVCAFPSMGSAVQAVIQTIQLGVPVARVEFVDALAIRAINRHDNLRLPETPHLFFEFHGTEAGVREQAESVQQITAEHGGEGFEWATRPEDRSRLWNARHTAYFAMLQLKPGCKSVTTDVCVPISRLAECVTETEKDLNASTLPCPIVGHVGDGNFHVAILVDPDKPEEMAEAEAINQRIVERALAMGGTCTGEHGVGLHKQRFLVKEHGEDALDLMRVIKDALDPNHVLNPGKIFSATRGGVH, encoded by the coding sequence ATGAACCACCCCACGCCGCCCGCCGCGCTCGACCGCCGTCCCCTGCCGCCCGCCTTCAGCGAAGCGCTCGCGGCGCGCTTCGGCGAGCGCTTCACCACGTCGGCCGGCGTGCGCGAGCACCATGGGCGCGATGAATCGCCATTTCCGCCGGCCGCGCCGGACGCGGTCGTGTTCGCCCACAGCACCGACGAAGTCGCCGAGGTGGCGCGCCTGTGCAACCATCACGGCGTACCGCTGATCCCCTACGGCGCCGGCTCGTCCCTGGAAGGCCACCTGCTGGCCGTGGCCGGCGGCGTCAGCCTCGACCTGTCGCAGATGAACCGCGTGCTGGCGGTGCAGCCCGAGGACCTGACCGTGACCGTGCAGCCCGGCGTCACGCGCAAGCAGCTGAACCAGGAAATCAAGGACACCGGCCTGTTCTTCCCGATCGACCCGGGCGCGGATGCATCGCTGGGCGGCATGTGCGCGACGCGCGCCTCCGGGACCAACGCGGTGCGCTACGGCACCATGCGCGAGAACGTGCTGGCGCTGACCGTGGTGACCGCCGACGGCCGCGTGATCCGCACCGGCACGCACGCGCGCAAGTCATCGGCCGGCTACGACCTGACCCGCCTCTTCATCGGCAGCGAAGGCACGCTCGGCATCATCACCGAGGTCACGGTGCGGCTCTACCCGCAGCCGGAAGCGATCTCGGCCGCGGTGTGCGCCTTCCCGAGCATGGGCAGCGCGGTGCAGGCCGTGATCCAGACCATCCAGCTGGGCGTGCCGGTGGCGCGCGTAGAGTTTGTGGATGCGCTGGCGATCCGCGCCATCAACCGCCACGACAACCTGAGGCTGCCGGAGACGCCGCACCTGTTCTTTGAATTCCACGGCACCGAGGCCGGCGTGCGCGAGCAGGCCGAGTCCGTGCAGCAGATCACCGCCGAGCACGGCGGCGAGGGCTTCGAGTGGGCCACGCGCCCCGAAGACCGCAGCCGGCTGTGGAACGCGCGCCATACCGCCTACTTTGCGATGCTGCAGCTCAAGCCCGGCTGCAAGTCGGTCACCACCGACGTGTGCGTGCCGATCTCGCGCCTGGCCGAGTGCGTGACCGAGACCGAGAAGGACCTGAACGCCTCCACCCTGCCCTGCCCGATCGTCGGCCACGTCGGCGACGGCAATTTCCACGTGGCGATCCTGGTCGACCCGGACAAGCCCGAGGAAATGGCCGAGGCCGAGGCCATCAACCAGCGCATCGTCGAACGCGCCCTGGCGATGGGCGGCACCTGCACCGGCGAGCACGGCGTGGGGCTGCACAAGCAGCGCTTCCTGGTGAAGGAGCACGGCGAGGATGCGCTCGACCTGATGCGCGTGATCAAGGATGCGCTCGATCCCAACCATGTCCTCAACCCGGGCAAGATCTTCAGTGCCACGCGCGGCGGCGTGCACTGA
- the dnaK gene encoding molecular chaperone DnaK — translation MGKIIGIDLGTTNSCVAIMEGNTPKVIENSEGARTTPSIIAYMEDGEILVGAPAKRQAVTNPRNTLYAVKRLIGRKFEEKEVQKDIGLMPYSIVKADNGDAWVSARDEKLAPPQVSAEVLRKMKKTAEDYLGEPVTEAVITVPAYFNDSQRQATKDAGRIAGLDVKRIINEPTAAALAFGLDKNEKGDRKIAVYDLGGGTFDISIIEIADVDGEKQFEVLSTNGDTFLGGEDFDQRIIDYIIGEFKKDQGVDLSKDVLALQRLKEAAEKAKIELSSSQQTEINLPYITADASGPKHLNLKITRAKLESLVEELITRTIEPCRTAIKDAGVKVSDIDDVILVGGMTRMPKVQEQVKEFFGKEARKDVNPDEAVAVGAAIQGSVLSGDRKDVLLLDVTPLSLGIETLGGVMTKMITKNTTIPTKHAQVFSTADDNQPAVTIKVFQGEREMASGNKLLGEFNLEGIPPAARGTPQIEVSFDIDANGILHVGAKDKATGKENRITIKANSGLSEDEIQRMVKDAEANAEEDKKARELADARNQADALIHSTKKAVTEYGDKLEAGEKEKIEAAIKELEDAARGGDKAEIDAKVNALSEVSQKLGEKVYADMQAKAGEQGAAGAAGAGAQQQAQPQDDNVVDAEFKEVNDKK, via the coding sequence ATGGGTAAGATCATCGGTATCGACCTCGGTACCACCAATAGCTGCGTCGCGATCATGGAGGGCAACACCCCCAAGGTCATCGAAAACTCGGAAGGCGCCCGCACCACCCCGTCGATCATCGCCTACATGGAAGACGGCGAAATCCTGGTCGGCGCGCCGGCCAAGCGGCAGGCCGTTACCAACCCGCGTAACACGCTGTACGCGGTCAAGCGCCTGATCGGCCGCAAGTTCGAAGAGAAGGAAGTCCAGAAGGACATCGGCCTGATGCCGTATTCCATCGTCAAGGCCGACAACGGCGACGCATGGGTGTCGGCGCGGGACGAGAAGCTGGCCCCGCCGCAGGTGTCGGCCGAAGTGCTGCGCAAGATGAAGAAGACGGCCGAGGACTACCTCGGCGAGCCGGTGACCGAAGCCGTGATCACCGTGCCGGCGTACTTCAATGACTCGCAGCGCCAGGCAACCAAGGACGCCGGCCGCATCGCCGGCCTGGACGTCAAGCGCATCATCAACGAGCCGACCGCGGCCGCGCTGGCTTTCGGCCTGGACAAGAACGAGAAGGGTGACCGCAAGATCGCCGTGTATGACCTCGGCGGCGGCACCTTCGACATCTCGATCATCGAGATCGCGGACGTTGACGGCGAGAAGCAGTTCGAAGTGCTGTCGACCAACGGCGATACCTTCCTGGGCGGCGAAGACTTCGACCAGCGCATCATCGACTACATCATCGGCGAGTTCAAGAAGGACCAGGGCGTCGACCTGTCCAAGGACGTGCTCGCGCTGCAGCGCCTGAAGGAAGCCGCTGAAAAGGCCAAGATCGAACTGTCGAGCTCGCAGCAGACCGAGATCAACCTGCCGTACATCACGGCCGATGCCTCGGGTCCGAAGCACTTGAACCTGAAGATCACCCGCGCCAAGCTGGAATCGCTGGTCGAAGAGCTGATCACCCGCACCATCGAGCCGTGCCGCACCGCGATCAAGGACGCGGGCGTCAAGGTCAGCGATATCGACGACGTGATCCTGGTCGGCGGCATGACCCGCATGCCCAAGGTGCAGGAACAGGTCAAGGAGTTCTTCGGCAAGGAAGCGCGCAAGGACGTGAACCCGGACGAAGCCGTGGCCGTCGGTGCCGCGATCCAGGGTTCGGTGCTGTCGGGCGACCGCAAGGACGTGCTGCTGCTGGACGTGACGCCGCTGTCGCTGGGGATCGAGACCCTGGGTGGCGTGATGACCAAGATGATCACCAAGAACACCACCATCCCGACCAAGCATGCGCAGGTGTTCTCGACCGCCGACGACAACCAGCCGGCGGTGACCATCAAGGTGTTCCAGGGCGAGCGTGAAATGGCCTCGGGCAACAAGCTGCTGGGCGAGTTCAACCTGGAAGGCATTCCGCCCGCAGCGCGCGGCACGCCGCAGATCGAAGTCTCGTTCGACATCGACGCCAACGGCATCCTGCACGTGGGCGCCAAGGACAAGGCGACCGGCAAGGAAAACCGGATCACCATCAAGGCGAACTCGGGCCTGTCGGAAGACGAGATCCAGCGCATGGTCAAGGACGCCGAGGCTAACGCCGAGGAAGACAAGAAGGCCCGCGAGCTGGCTGATGCCCGCAACCAGGCCGACGCGCTGATCCACTCGACCAAGAAGGCAGTCACCGAATACGGTGACAAGCTGGAAGCCGGCGAGAAGGAAAAGATCGAAGCCGCGATCAAGGAACTGGAAGACGCCGCCCGCGGCGGCGACAAGGCCGAGATCGATGCCAAGGTCAACGCCCTGTCCGAAGTCAGCCAGAAGCTGGGTGAAAAAGTCTACGCCGACATGCAGGCCAAGGCCGGCGAGCAGGGCGCAGCGGGCGCGGCAGGAGCCGGCGCGCAGCAGCAGGCCCAGCCGCAGGACGACAACGTTGTGGACGCCGAATTCAAGGAAGTCAACGACAAGAAGTAA
- a CDS encoding GNAT family N-acetyltransferase yields MEIRLLTPADAEAFHALRLQGLAETPEAFAASLEEEQDLPPDAVAQRLAPSKDKVVFGAFDGTALAGVVGVMREPRRKHWHKASISGMYVAPGWRDRKLGRALMERALEQAAAMEGVRQVLLCVNAGSAGAVRLYESLGFERFGLEPDALYVAPHFYDKLDMVLRLPASPR; encoded by the coding sequence CTGGAGATCCGGCTGCTGACCCCCGCCGATGCCGAGGCCTTCCACGCGTTGCGCCTGCAAGGCCTGGCCGAGACGCCGGAAGCCTTTGCCGCCAGCCTGGAAGAAGAACAGGACCTGCCGCCCGACGCCGTGGCGCAGCGCCTTGCGCCGAGCAAAGACAAGGTGGTGTTCGGCGCCTTCGACGGCACCGCGCTCGCCGGCGTGGTTGGCGTGATGCGTGAGCCGCGGCGCAAGCACTGGCACAAGGCGTCGATCTCCGGCATGTACGTGGCGCCGGGCTGGCGCGACCGCAAGCTCGGCCGCGCGCTGATGGAGCGCGCGCTGGAGCAGGCCGCCGCCATGGAGGGCGTGCGCCAGGTGCTCCTGTGCGTCAATGCCGGCAGCGCGGGCGCGGTGCGGCTGTACGAATCGCTCGGCTTCGAGCGCTTCGGGCTGGAGCCGGACGCGTTGTATGTCGCGCCGCACTTCTACGACAAGCTCGACATGGTGCTACGGCTGCCGGCCTCGCCGCGCTGA
- a CDS encoding cob(I)yrinic acid a,c-diamide adenosyltransferase encodes MGNRLSKIATRTGDAGTTGLGDGTRTGKDSLRIAAIGDVDELNCHVGVLLTETLPDDVRAALLHIQHDLFDLGGELSIPGYTLLKPGQVAQLDTWLADYNANLPRLAEFILPGGSRAAAQAHVCRTVCRRAERALVALGAAEPLNEAPRQYLNRLSDLMFVLARVLNRAGGGSDVLWQRDRQGS; translated from the coding sequence ATGGGCAACCGCCTGTCCAAGATTGCCACCCGCACCGGCGACGCCGGCACCACCGGCCTGGGCGACGGCACCCGCACCGGCAAGGACAGCCTGCGCATCGCCGCCATCGGCGACGTCGACGAGCTGAACTGCCATGTCGGCGTGCTGCTGACCGAGACGCTTCCCGACGACGTGCGCGCCGCGCTGCTGCATATCCAGCACGACCTGTTCGACCTGGGCGGCGAGCTTTCCATCCCCGGCTACACCCTGCTCAAGCCCGGGCAGGTGGCGCAGCTCGACACCTGGCTGGCCGACTACAACGCCAACCTGCCGCGGCTGGCCGAATTCATCCTGCCCGGCGGCAGCCGCGCCGCGGCGCAGGCCCACGTGTGCCGCACCGTGTGCCGGCGCGCCGAGCGCGCGCTGGTGGCGCTGGGCGCGGCCGAGCCGCTGAACGAGGCGCCGCGCCAGTACCTGAACCGGCTGTCGGACCTGATGTTCGTGCTGGCGCGGGTGCTGAACCGGGCTGGCGGCGGCTCTGACGTGCTGTGGCAGCGCGACCGGCAGGGAAGCTGA
- a CDS encoding LysR substrate-binding domain-containing protein — translation MASMFNRVPPLHLLIAFEAAARLGSFARAAEELSVTPSAVSHRIKNLEELWGEDLFVRANAALRLTAAGTRYLRNVQDALKSLNELARPEYNKLRTRLRVAIPPTFGRQHLVPRLPEFGALYPHIDLELHLAIPFLDVKAEDTDVEIRYGTGRYPDLKTTKLLVEPVFPACGREYYERVNGRAITKPEHLHGLVLLRSPLEPWKPWFETAGLDWPEPQTGPQFNDIGLMLEAIASNQGVALVRQRMARHWLSLGQMVRLLDIESVSPHGYYIVEREQAPLKPEARYFVDWLLSLDW, via the coding sequence ATGGCATCCATGTTCAACCGCGTCCCGCCGCTGCACCTGCTGATCGCCTTCGAGGCTGCTGCGCGCCTGGGCAGCTTCGCGCGCGCGGCCGAGGAGCTGTCGGTCACGCCCAGCGCCGTATCGCACCGCATCAAGAACCTTGAGGAGCTGTGGGGCGAAGACCTGTTCGTGCGCGCCAATGCCGCGCTGCGGCTGACCGCGGCCGGCACGCGCTACCTGCGCAACGTGCAGGACGCGCTCAAGTCGCTGAACGAGCTGGCGCGGCCCGAGTACAACAAGCTGCGCACGCGGCTGCGCGTGGCGATCCCGCCGACCTTCGGGCGCCAGCACCTGGTGCCGCGGCTGCCCGAGTTCGGTGCGCTGTACCCGCATATCGACCTGGAACTGCACCTGGCGATCCCATTCCTTGACGTCAAGGCCGAGGACACCGATGTCGAGATCCGCTACGGCACCGGCCGCTATCCCGACCTGAAGACCACGAAGCTGCTGGTCGAGCCGGTGTTCCCGGCATGCGGGCGCGAATACTACGAGCGCGTCAACGGCCGCGCCATCACCAAACCCGAGCACCTGCACGGCCTGGTGCTGCTGCGCAGCCCGCTGGAGCCGTGGAAGCCGTGGTTCGAGACCGCCGGGCTGGACTGGCCCGAGCCGCAGACCGGGCCCCAGTTCAACGACATCGGCCTGATGCTGGAAGCGATCGCGTCCAACCAGGGCGTGGCGCTGGTGCGCCAGCGCATGGCGCGGCACTGGCTGTCGCTGGGGCAGATGGTGCGGCTGCTCGATATCGAGTCGGTATCGCCGCATGGCTATTACATCGTCGAGCGCGAGCAGGCGCCGCTGAAGCCCGAGGCGCGCTATTTCGTCGACTGGCTGCTGAGCCTGGACTGGTAG
- the dnaJ gene encoding molecular chaperone DnaJ: MAKRDYYEVLGVGKNASDDEIKKAYRKLAMKYHPDRNPEGKDGKVAEEKFKEVKEAYEMLSDPEKKAAYDQYGHAGVDPNMAGGFGGAQGYGGFAEAFGDIFGDIFGQQQGGRRSGGGPQAYRGADLRYSMEISLEQAAHGHEAQIRVPHWDDCDHCHGKGAEPGSSVETCPTCHGAGQVRVSQGFFTMQQTCPKCHGSGKFIPKPCTKCHGQGKLKSQKTLEVKIPAGIDEGMRIRSSGNGEPGINGGPPGDLYVEVHIKPHPMFERDGDDLHCQMPISFATAALGGDLEVPTLSGKATFPVPEATQSGKTFRLRGKGIKGVRSGYPGDLYVHVNVETPVKLTDAQRELLRQFDRSVHEGGSRHSPQEQSWLDKVKSFFS; the protein is encoded by the coding sequence ATGGCAAAACGTGACTATTACGAAGTGCTCGGGGTAGGCAAGAACGCGAGCGACGACGAGATCAAGAAGGCTTATCGCAAGCTCGCGATGAAGTACCACCCGGACCGCAATCCGGAGGGCAAGGACGGCAAGGTCGCCGAGGAAAAATTCAAGGAGGTCAAAGAGGCCTACGAGATGCTTTCCGACCCGGAGAAGAAGGCGGCGTATGACCAGTATGGCCACGCCGGCGTCGACCCCAACATGGCCGGCGGCTTCGGCGGCGCGCAGGGCTACGGCGGTTTCGCCGAGGCCTTCGGCGACATCTTTGGCGACATCTTCGGCCAGCAGCAGGGCGGTCGCCGCAGCGGCGGCGGCCCGCAGGCCTATCGTGGCGCCGACCTGCGCTACAGCATGGAGATCAGCCTGGAGCAGGCCGCGCACGGCCACGAGGCGCAGATCCGCGTGCCGCACTGGGACGACTGCGACCACTGCCACGGCAAGGGCGCGGAGCCAGGCTCCAGCGTCGAGACCTGCCCGACCTGCCACGGCGCCGGCCAGGTGCGCGTGTCGCAGGGCTTCTTCACCATGCAGCAGACCTGCCCGAAGTGCCACGGCAGCGGCAAGTTCATTCCCAAGCCGTGCACCAAGTGCCACGGCCAGGGCAAGCTGAAGTCGCAGAAGACGCTGGAAGTGAAGATCCCGGCGGGCATCGACGAAGGCATGCGCATCCGCTCGTCGGGCAACGGCGAGCCGGGCATCAATGGCGGGCCGCCGGGCGACCTGTACGTGGAAGTCCACATCAAGCCGCACCCGATGTTCGAGCGTGACGGCGACGACCTGCACTGCCAGATGCCGATCTCCTTCGCCACCGCGGCGCTGGGCGGCGACCTGGAAGTGCCGACGCTGAGCGGCAAGGCTACCTTCCCGGTGCCCGAGGCGACGCAATCGGGCAAGACCTTCCGCCTGCGCGGCAAGGGCATCAAGGGCGTGCGTTCGGGCTATCCGGGCGATCTCTACGTGCATGTGAACGTGGAGACGCCGGTCAAGCTGACCGACGCGCAGAGGGAACTGCTGCGCCAGTTCGACCGCTCCGTGCACGAGGGCGGTTCGCGGCATAGCCCGCAGGAGCAATCCTGGCTGGATAAGGTGAAGAGCTTCTTCAGCTGA